In Vibrio kanaloae, the genomic stretch AAGAACATCCGCAAGACGTAGAAAGCTTATTGGTATTATCTCGTTCTGGTCAGTTTGCTGAATGGGCGAAGCAAGTGAAATTCCTTGGGTCGCAATACAATGGTGAGTTTGAGCGTTGGTTAGACACAGTTTCAAGTGAGCCAACAGATCCGGTTGATCCTACAGAGCCGCCGGACCCTACAAAACCGACAGAACAAGTCAAAGTACTTGCTGAAAATCAAAGTGTGGTGTTGAGCGGCGAGGCGTACAGCGAGCAGTTGTTCTATGTTGATGTGCCAGAGAACGTAACGCATTTTGAAGTTGCTATTCGGCGCGAAGGTGAAGGGCACGGCGATGCGGATCTGTACATGAGTTACAACAGAGAAGCACATTACTATGACTTTGAGTTTAGCCAGTATCGAGACGACAGTAATGAGTTAGTGACGTTTGACCCTGAACTGTCAGGTTATATTAAATCAGGTCGCTACTACATGAGTATCACAGGTCGATCTGATTTTAGTAATGTGACATTGGTGGCATCTCTGGAGACAGAAACGCTAACACCACCAACACAAGATAAAGATGATTTAACACCGGTAGTATTGGAATCAGGTCACGCTCAAACCCTTACCGTTCATCAACGACGCTACGCTGCAGTCTATGTTCCGCAAGGTGTACAAGAAGTTCGAGTGTGGCTGAACGATAAAAGTAACAATGCGGAAAATGGACAGTCAAATACAGGCAACGTCGACTTATACGCAAGCAATTCATATTGGCCAACGGCAGGGCAACATGAATATCAGTCTGACTCCAATGGAAGCAATGAATATTTACAAATACCGGTAACTGAAGCGGGTTATCTGCACTTCTTGCTCGATGCAGAGCAACAAGGGGATGAAGTCGAAATGTTGGTGTATTTTCATTAATAAAACAGACATTAACACAAACAGTATTAACTGAAACGTCACCTACTTAAATGGTTTAAATATCAGGTAGGTAGACAGATAAAAGCCGGGCATCAGTGTCCGGCTTTGTATTTTTTAACAGTGTTCTGTGTTTATGGGGTAGTTACAGTGTCATCTCTGATGAAGTGATGACATTCGAGGTTTAAGCTTTCCTGCATATAAAACATCATTTTGAGTAACCTCTCGTGAATGATAGATGTAGAGAGAATTTATGAAGAAAGTACTATTGGCAACCTTGTTTAGTGTTGTTGCGTTAGCTGGATGTAGTCAGAAAACTGAGGTTTCTGATCAATCACAAGAGGAAATGAATCCTATTTGCAGCACTAAGAACCTGACCGGCGGTTGGTCACAAAGTGACATCACGCGAGAAGCTAAGCAAGCGTTAGATGTGGTTCTAGGGCAAATGAATACCACTGCTAAGCTCAAAAAAATATTAGGTGTTCGAACTCAGGTAGTCGCTGGTTTAAACTATGCTATCGAGTTTGAAATGGATAATGGTGAGGTGTGGAATACCATCGTTTACCGTTCTCTACAAGGTGACATCGAAATGACGCAACCTGCACAGAAAGGTCTTCTGTGCTCATAGTCTAGATACGCCTGTACCTTGTGAGATAGGCTGATAGCAAATAAAAATGGCTCCGTATTGGGAGCCATTTTTGTTTTAAGAAGACTGATTCACTGAACGATTTCAGTCGGCCAGCTCGGGCTCAGCTAACTCCTGAACACAAGCTCGGCTGATGTCTTCATCAATGTAGGCCATACCGAGTTTATTGAGGTAGTCCATGCGATCTGCAGTGCGAAGCTCGATGTCGGGGCCTGCAATGTTGTTGGCTTGATAAATTTCAGTGAGGTGAGACATGAATTGCTCGCCCACGCTCATCATCAATAGGCTCATTGCGCCTACGTCCGGTCTTACTTTGGTGCGTTGCTTTTCAGATAGGTTTACCGCTAGTACGATAGGTTGTTCTTCACCTTCGAATCGAACGCCTCGCTCACGAACGGTTTGTTGAGCCCAGTAGTACGCCAGTTCTTTACTCTGAGTGAGAAACACTGGCTCAACCGATTCGGAATAGTTGTTGCCGATGGTTGCCATAGTTTTTGAAGCTGCTTCGTTGAGCGCTTTGTCACCAGAGCGTTTTAGGCCTTGGCCTTGAATAGAAGCCAATAAAGCTGAAGATGTGCCGTGATACCAAGTATCACCCGTCGCGAAACCATTCTCTGATAACAGTGTTTTTGCATCTTGTAGGTGTGTAGGTATTGAAGTCATAGGCACTCTCAACAAATAGGAATCTGAACAAATATGTATACAGTTAGCTTAAACAGAAGTTGTTCGGTTAACCGTGGTGTGGAACACAAATCTGAGGCTTTGAGATAAAGCTGGCAGTACAAGCTTTATCTCAAAGCCTTCCCCCGGATCTTACCTAAGTAAGAGAGAAGGGCGGGGGAGGCTTTAGCGTTAACGATTAATCAAGAGCGTTAGCGACTAATCAAAGTGTTAGCGATTAATCAAATTGGTTCGATGTATTCGCTTCACCCGCTGCTTTTAGTGCATTTTCGCCAGCAAAGTATTCTTTGTGGTCGTCACCCATATCTGAACCAGACATGTTTTGGTGTTTAACACATGCGATGCCTTGGCGGATTTCTTTACGCTGAACATTCGCAACATAACCCAACATGCCTTGGTCGCCGAAGTACTCTTTCGCAAGGTTGTCAGTAGACAGCGCTGCAGTGTGGTAAGTCGGTAGAGTAATCAAGTGGTGGAAAATACCCGCTTCACGTGATGCGTCCGCTTGGAATGTACGAATCTTGTCGTCAGCACTTGCAGACAGTTCAGTTTCGTCGTATTCCGCGCTCATTAGATTCGCACGATCGTAAGCTGATACATCTTTACCTTCAGCAACCAATGCATCGTAAGCTTGCTGACGGAAGTTTAGCGTCCAGTTGAATGATGGAGAGTTGTTGTAAACCAGTTTCGCGTTAGGGTGAACTTCGCGAACGCCGTCCATCATCTCTTTGATTTGACCGATGTGTGGTTTCTCAGTTTCAATCCAAAGTAGGTCAGCACCTGCGTTGATTGCTTCGATACAGTCAAATACACAGCGGTCTTCACCAGTACCTTGGCGGAATTGGTATAAGCCTGAAGGTAGACGCTTAGGTCGAACTAGCTTGCCGTCACGGTTGAAGCAAACATCACCTTCAGCCATATCAGCAACATCAACCTCTTCAACATCTAGGTATGAGTTGTAGATGTCACCTTGGTCGCCAGGCTCTTTCACTACAGCGATTTCTTTTGTTAGACCAGCACCTTGTGAATCGGTACGAGCAACAATGATGCCGTTATCGATGCCTAATTCAAGGAATGCGTAACGAAGTGCGCGAAGTTTTGCGTGGAAGTCAGCGTGTGGCACCGTTACTTTACCGTCTTGGTGACCACATTGCTTCTCATCGGCAACTTGGTTTTCAATTTGTAGACAGCAAGCGCCCGCTTCAATCATCTGTTTAGCCATTAGGTATGTTGCTTCCGCATTACCGAAACCCGCATCGATATCTGCGATGATTGGCACCACGTGTGTTACGTGATTGTCGATTTTGTCTTGGATAAGGTCTTGTTGGTTAACGTCGCCCGCTTCACGTGCAGCGTCTAGCTCACGGAATAAACCACCCAGTTCACGAGCATCAGCTTGGCGCAGGAATGTGTATAGTTCTTCTACTAGGCCTGCAACTGATGTTTTCTCATGCATCGATTGGTCTGGAAGTGGACCGAAGTCTGAGCGAAGTGCCGCAACCATCCAACCTGAAAGGTAAAGGTAGCGGCGATCTGTCTTGCCATCAAAGTGCTTCTTAATAGAAATCAGCTTTTGTTGACCGATAAAACCATGCCAGCAACCTAAAGACTGAGTGTATTGAGAGCTGTCTTTATCGTAAGCCTCCATATCCGCACGCATGATATCTGCCGTGTATTGCGCGATATCCAGACCTGTTTTGAATTTGTTTTGAGCTCGCATACGAGCAGCAGATTCAGGGTTAATTGCATCCCATGGAGCACCTGCAGCGCTTTTTGCAACTTCAATCTTTTCGATATCTTGTGTAATTTGCGACATAACTATTCCTTAGTTTCACGTGGGGTATGGTTGCCAAATTGGCTTGGATTAAAACTTTGCTATGGACAAAGAATAACCACGCATGTGATAATTTTGTTAATTTATAGTTATTATATTCGGTATTTTTCTTATGAATATTGCTCGTATAGACCTTAATTTGCTTGTGTATTTAGACATGTTGCTACGTGAAAGAAACGTTACACGAGCGGCAAATCAATTGGGAATAACTCAACCAGCCATGAGTAATGGCCTTCGTCGATTACGTGATCTGTTTGAAGACCCACTGTTGGTGAGAACCAGTGAAGGAATGGTTCCTACCGAGCGAGCGCAAAAGTTGCAGCCGCTGGTTCGCAACATCTTGGCGAATGTAGAAAAGACGCTACAGCCCACCACTGAGTTTAGGGCTGAAGATAGCGAACGTGTGTTCCGTATCATGGCGAGTGATTATGCTGAATCAACCCTTATTCAGCCGCTATTAAAAAAACTGAGTGAGATAGCGCCGAAAATACGACTGGATATAATGACGCCAAGTGATGTGAGCTATCAGGATGTAGAACAAGGTACTGTTGATATTATCATCAACCGTTTTGATGATATTCCACAGTCCTTCCATCAGATGAGCCTTTGGCACGACGGGTTTTCTTGCCTATTTAGCTGTGACAATCCAATAGCCGACAACTTTGATATTTTATCTTATTTAAAGGCGCAACACATTTGGGTAAGTAAGACGGGTATGGGAACTGGAGTCGGGATCAATCCAAGTGAAGCGCAAAAGCTCGGTTGGATAGATGAAGCATTAATGCGCATTGGTAAAACCCGCAATATCACGGTGTTTACCCGACATTATCTATCTGCGATTCTCTTTGCTCAGCAGAAAAACCTTATCCTTACTATTCCAACTAAAGCCGCGCAATTACAGCGCAACAATCCTAATTTATTAATCAAACCAGCCCCATTTGCGATTGAACCTTTCGAGGTGAAAATGGCGTGGAGCCCATTGTTACAAACCAATCCAGACCACCAGTGGATGCGTCGCTTGATTAAAAGTGTCGCCAATGAAATAGAAAGCGGTGTGACGGAGTAACATAGTTTGCAGGGTATTTTTTATATGAATATTCAGTATAACAGGCATAAATTAGCTAAATTTACACCTGTTAAGTAAGTTTAAACTAGTTATTTAAATTTAAGTCAGTTAAGTAAATATATTGAGTAGTCATCAGTTAGCTTGAGAGAGATTTTATGAGCAGTCGTATTCAACAGGGAAGCTTGAACATTGATAGCACCCTCTACCAATTAATTAATGAGCAGGTCATTCCTGGAACAGGCATTATCGCTGAAGACTTTTGGCAATCTTTTGCAGCGATCCTTAAAGATCTGGCACCAAAAAATCGTGCTTTGCTTATCAAGCGTGAAGATCTTCAACATCAGATTGATGCTTGGCACCAAGAGCGTGCTGGTCAAACACTCGACGCAGCAGAGTACAAACAGTTCTTGCAGCAGATTGGCTACCTAGTGCCGGAAGGTGAAGACTTTCAAGTAACCACCGCAAGCGTTGAGCCTGAAATTGCGACACAAGCAGGCCCACAGCTTGTGGTGCCTATCATGAACGCGCGATTTGCACTTAACGCAGCAAACGCGCGCTGGGGCAGTTTATACGATGCGCTCTACGGCACAGATGTCATCAGTGAAAGCGATGGTGCAGAGAAAGGTGGCAGCTTTAACCCTGTTCGTGGCGCTAAAGTAGTGAGCT encodes the following:
- a CDS encoding cystatin domain-containing protein, encoding MKKVLLATLFSVVALAGCSQKTEVSDQSQEEMNPICSTKNLTGGWSQSDITREAKQALDVVLGQMNTTAKLKKILGVRTQVVAGLNYAIEFEMDNGEVWNTIVYRSLQGDIEMTQPAQKGLLCS
- a CDS encoding isocitrate lyase; translation: MSQITQDIEKIEVAKSAAGAPWDAINPESAARMRAQNKFKTGLDIAQYTADIMRADMEAYDKDSSQYTQSLGCWHGFIGQQKLISIKKHFDGKTDRRYLYLSGWMVAALRSDFGPLPDQSMHEKTSVAGLVEELYTFLRQADARELGGLFRELDAAREAGDVNQQDLIQDKIDNHVTHVVPIIADIDAGFGNAEATYLMAKQMIEAGACCLQIENQVADEKQCGHQDGKVTVPHADFHAKLRALRYAFLELGIDNGIIVARTDSQGAGLTKEIAVVKEPGDQGDIYNSYLDVEEVDVADMAEGDVCFNRDGKLVRPKRLPSGLYQFRQGTGEDRCVFDCIEAINAGADLLWIETEKPHIGQIKEMMDGVREVHPNAKLVYNNSPSFNWTLNFRQQAYDALVAEGKDVSAYDRANLMSAEYDETELSASADDKIRTFQADASREAGIFHHLITLPTYHTAALSTDNLAKEYFGDQGMLGYVANVQRKEIRQGIACVKHQNMSGSDMGDDHKEYFAGENALKAAGEANTSNQFD
- a CDS encoding LysR family transcriptional regulator; translated protein: MNIARIDLNLLVYLDMLLRERNVTRAANQLGITQPAMSNGLRRLRDLFEDPLLVRTSEGMVPTERAQKLQPLVRNILANVEKTLQPTTEFRAEDSERVFRIMASDYAESTLIQPLLKKLSEIAPKIRLDIMTPSDVSYQDVEQGTVDIIINRFDDIPQSFHQMSLWHDGFSCLFSCDNPIADNFDILSYLKAQHIWVSKTGMGTGVGINPSEAQKLGWIDEALMRIGKTRNITVFTRHYLSAILFAQQKNLILTIPTKAAQLQRNNPNLLIKPAPFAIEPFEVKMAWSPLLQTNPDHQWMRRLIKSVANEIESGVTE